The Candidatus Thorarchaeota archaeon DNA window TAGATTGGATCACCAACGGGAGTGTATGCTGGTTTGTATCCCTTGATGATTCCCTCATCTTCCATTCTTCTTATTCGTGCTGAGACTGACCCTTCGGATATCCCGAGATCTTCTGCAAGCTTTCGCTGAGTGATTCTACTGTTTTGAAGCATTTTCTCAAGTATCAAAACATCTTGATAATCAAACTGAGCTATGCCTGTAGCTTCGGTAAAATTGAGATGTAGGCGAGTAGCTTCTGTATCTATGCTGCTCAAATCGCCAGGCCAACTATGCCAATTCCAGTTCAAGCTATTGTCACAGGCTATCTTCTGGAAGTCGGTTTGTTTCAGTTCATAATCAACAATATCAAGAATATGATAGTCATGAATGAGGCCAACATCCAACATCTCCTCTAGCAGCATCTTATCGAGGTGTTGCATTGTCAGAGGGTACATGGCATGGATCTGGTATCCGTTGTACTTGCCATATACTGCGGTCCACCAATAGAAGCTAGGAATGTCCTCAATGATATGGAGAAGCTTTTCTGTCTTGCTTGGAATCTCCTCAATCTCTATGATGTGTTCTCCTAGCC harbors:
- a CDS encoding winged helix-turn-helix transcriptional regulator; its protein translation is MSRLDIDQTDLDIMAALDELGAKASAREIHNYLEKLYETRESDSGLPKPRTIRYRLKQLYEKKLLHSPRIMTHERKLGLGEHIIEIEEIPSKTEKLLHIIEDIPSFYWWTAVYGKYNGYQIHAMYPLTMQHLDKMLLEEMLDVGLIHDYHILDIVDYELKQTDFQKIACDNSLNWNWHSWPGDLSSIDTEATRLHLNFTEATGIAQFDYQDVLILEKMLQNSRITQRKLAEDLGISEGSVSARIRRMEDEGIIKGYKPAYTPVGDPIYITLYIEIREQPRAVLAKISELPFLIGISSESLNKHCLKMALSSEILKHFMERFRDLRPYL